The DNA segment TCATTCACGATCACGTGATCCGCAAGACGAAGCCACGTTTCTCGATCCGGTTGCAGATTTGCCCGACGCCGTGCGTCGCCGCGGCTCATCCCACGCTGGTGCACTCGATCGAGCCGGACATCGAGCGGGGCGTCAACGAACACGACCTTCCACACGTCGGGCAGTGCCAAGGCAAGAGGCACTTCAACGACGACCGGACCGTCAGCCGCATCAGTGAACTCGACGATCGTGCGGACGATCTCGGGGTGGGTCATAACCTCAAGGTGAGCAAGCTCGTGGGAGTCCGAAAACACGATTGCGCCAAGCGCTGCCCGGTCTATTTCGCCGCCAGCATCCAAAACCTGTGGCCACCGCTCGACAACATCGGCATAGGCGGCGCCTGCGGGCCGCAAGATTTGATGCCCGATCCTGTCTGCCTCGATCGCGCTGGCACCCATACGGACAAACTCGTCGACTACGACAGACTTCCCGGCACCGATGCCACCACAGACAAGAATCACAAGATTGTTCAGTTCGGTCATCCATCGACTGTACTCTCTGCCCATGGTTTCTGGAGACACCTCGGGCAGATCCGCCCAACCGGATGCGTGGGAACTGCGCTTCGACTGGATTCTGTCGGTTTTTATGTGGCTCTCGTTCGTCTTCGGTGTTGCGCTCGCAAACATCGCAGACATCGCACCGGTTCGGCTGTTGTGGAGCGCAGGGCTCACTGGGCTGTATGCGACCGCCATCCAGGTTATGCCCCGCAGCGTGCGGCGTCAGGGGTGGTCGGGCGAGCTGGTGGCCCTCGCCGGCATAGCTGCCTCGATTTTATCCATCACGATCACCGATGGTATCGACTCGCCTTTCCTGATGTTTCTTGCCGTACCGACGGTGTACGCATCTGGCGTTCTCGGATTTCGAACGGGCATCGAAACCGCGATACTATCGACCGCCGCGCTCGTCTTTGTTGCAGTCTCTTTGGACCAGTCGGCGTTTGGTACGCCGGTGTTGCAAGCCGGGTTCTTCTACATTTTGATCTCCGTGACATTCGCTCACGGGCGTCGGCTGGTCATCGAAGGCGAGGAGAGCCGGGATGCGCTGCGAGCCGAAAACGCCGCAACAAACG comes from the Acidobacteriota bacterium genome and includes:
- the coaE gene encoding dephospho-CoA kinase (Dephospho-CoA kinase (CoaE) performs the final step in coenzyme A biosynthesis.), with amino-acid sequence MTELNNLVILVCGGIGAGKSVVVDEFVRMGASAIEADRIGHQILRPAGAAYADVVERWPQVLDAGGEIDRAALGAIVFSDSHELAHLEVMTHPEIVRTIVEFTDAADGPVVVEVPLALALPDVWKVVFVDAPLDVRLDRVHQRGMSRGDARRRANLQPDRETWLRLADHVIVNDGDLGALRERSASVWQTIMDAP